catcacactgcagtgtgccattagtatggcaaagcacatgggtatatatggccccctgagaggcatactaatggcgcaccgtggcctatactaatggcgcactgcctggtgcgccattagagtaccagatactaatggcgcaccagcggtgcgccattagtaaaaattactagtggcgtaatgctagtggcgcaccagtagtgcgccattagtaggcaaaactggtgcgccactagtaagcctttttctagtagtgactggGTGAAGAATAAATGAGATGGCAAGCAGCTCCAATCCCCGAGGTCGCCGCTGATGGCTCCGACGAGAGGGCAAGTGGATCCGAGCCATGGGCCTCTGGATGGAGGGTGGAGGCGGGCAGGGGTTGGCGGCCAGAAAGCTCGAGCCCATGGGTGAGAGGAGAGAAGGAGACGTCAGACTCTCGCCTTGCCAAGCCGAGCGGCAAAGGAACAGGTTAGCGGCGGCGATTGCTCTCGGGGACAGGGGATCAGGAGCGAGGGATTCGGGGAGTGGGGGTGGGACGTGCGTACGtgggtttttttttctttcgtgcgGTTTCAGTTGCGATTCTTTTCTGTCGTGTGGGAATGCTGTGGGCGTGGCTGTCGGAGGTGGGGATTgaaggaggtcgaaccatcacgacgttcgatccctCTTTAATAGTAGAGAAGATAAGGAGCCAAATTTAGTTTATTATTATATGTAAATTAGGAATTGCTTTTACATAATACGCTCTATTGTTTGTTTGAAATTCAGAATAAGAAATACAAGGAATCATCACTTTTTTTGTTTCCTAAGAATTCCATATGAGATCCTAAAATACCTAAGCTCAGAAAAAGGTATGGATAGAATAATACTAGGTGCATAAACAATAGTCCCTTTTATACATGAACTTCATCATAAGAATATATTATAGCAAACTGGTTTAGAAAATCAAATTCATATCACGTTTCCAAGATGATGATTTCAGATTAAAAAAATCTCTAAAAGATTCAAAAGAAACATGATGACCAGATGTTCTCCAGTTGTTGTTATTTACATACTGACAACAAAAGCATTCATTTTAGGCCGAGAAGAAAGGATGCAGCCGAAATTTAAGCTTTTGTAGTAAAAAAATTTAGACTGTCCGGGAGCACTGTCCGAGAAGAAAGCATTCATAAACAATTTTTCACTCAATGAAATTTTTGTAAATTCATGAAAGTTTTTaaattttgtgtttttttgtaATTTTGTGATATTTTTAAAACTTGCAGTCAAATAAAATTGAAGAAATTTTTCAACTTTTTAAAATTTCCTGAACTTGTTTTAACTCACGATCTTTCTTTAAAATTCATGAGCTTTTTTAtcaaattttgtgaacattttaaaaatttGTGAACTTTATTTAAATCCGTAAACTATGTTTGATTTCCCAATTgtttcaaaaaattcagaaaaaatcagACTTATTTTTTCTAGGACATCAATGAACAACAGAAAATTTTGGGCGAAAATATAGCCAGAGCGAGGCTAAGCGAGCGCTGCATCCCTAGGCGCGTGGGCGCTGGGAAGGACCTCTCCCGGACAAGTAGATGTGCGGGAGAGACGTGAGTGATGGCTCGATTGTACTCGCGCTACATAGCTGCACCCCTGTGTTGCCTGACGAGGGCTCTCGATGATGACCTGGTTGTTGCATGGCTACTTTGCCCTCCTCTGCTCTTCCTACTTGAGTTCAAAGTGTCGTAATTAACAGTATTGAGGCCGTTTCGTTCATCAGCTGGTTTTATACCAGAAAAGAATCGAAGACAGTGTGTGGCGCTAGTGCAAACGTCTGCCGATCAAATGCACGCACCCTTTATTATCTGCAAAAAATGATGATTTTCTGCCATCTTTGCGCAACTCCAGTGCCATTAAGGTTACACGCACATGTTCTTCCCTACCTCACAAGACACAGGCTCTCCTTCTCCTTCCCGCTGTGTCGCCGCCGGTCCTCCCGGTCTCTTATGGCCTTTGTGCCGTGAAGGTGCGGAGGATCTCGAATCCCTGCCGGCGGGAGGGACCCCGCTCTCGTTTTTGTTGGGTTTTATGCCTTGGTTGGGGCTTTGTGGCAATGGCGATGTCCCTATAGGAATAATATCTCCACCGTTCGATCCCCTATCCTGATGGTGTATCCAGTGTCATTGGAGGGTGTGTGGACTCGTGTCTTCGTCGGGTCTCACGAGATTCGATTGGTGTTGGTCTTTGATTTGCGTTGTTGGAGGGTGTTGTGGACATGTGTCTTTGCCGGGTCTCACGAGATTCGGTCGGTGCTCGCCTCTGATGGACGATCTTTTTGGACCAGGTCTTCATTTAGGCGTTTACAAGTTTGATCCTTCTAATCTACGAATCTCTTTATCGGCGATGATTGCAGCTCTGGTGCGTTGTTCCCAtgtggccttagcacgacgacttcccaactGTTTATTACAACAAGGTTTGTCCGGTTCGGTTGTTGGAGGGGCGATGAAGACGGCTTGCCTTTTGCTCGATcgagtgcttgtagtcgttgctagatgATCCATGGACCTGGTTGTAATTTTGATTATTTTTTATGCtttttgtactgccatgattgatcaTGAATAGAACAGAAGTTTCCTCTTGCAAAAAAAAAATGATGATCTTCCTCGCGCTTCGGTCAACGTGGCACAAATCAATAGTCGGGCACAAACAAAACTTTCCATGTGCCAATGCTCCATCGCGGCTCCTTTCACCTCTCACCAATGGCCGAGCGCTGCAACGCAATGGCGTCTCCCCGTGAAGGTAAACGAGTGGAGTACATGGCAGGCAGGACAGGACAGGACAGGACGCAAACATATACTAGTAGATCGTCGAGAAGTTCCGTGTTTAGACGCACAGACTTACACAGAGACAGAACGTGCATGTGTCCTGGTATGGTCAGTACTCCATACCGAGTCGGTCACCGAGTATTGCTCCAGAACGTACATCAGGCCTTTACATACGCCAGGGATTGTAGGAAATCCCGTGAGTTGAGTTCAAATATCAATCAATAAATCAAAAGAAACAGGACCGATTCCAATCGGTTCGACTGTTTCGCGTGCGTACGCTTGTGTTCCgttccggccggccggccggccggcggcaAGAATCAATCGAGTCACGCTGCTTGTGTACTACGTACGTGCCTTGTGGTCTCTACACAAGCTAGCTACTCGACCGATTAGAGGAAAGGAACTTCCTTATGTTCGTCGTCCAGAAAGCACTCGGCGTTGGGGCTATGAGTTTGGCTGATGAACAGGAGTTCGCAAGTGCACCTCTCGCCACAGATAGGCGCAGCAAAATCTTTCCTCCCGCCAGCCCTCCATCTTACTCCGAGTCCAAGACCAAGCCCACCTCCATAATGGCAGAGCCCTACGAGATCCGTGCTGCCATGATCGCTGAATCCGAGAAAAGGTCGTATGTGCTCAAGATAGACGGATACTCAATGGCCAACGCGCTGCTCAAGAACGGGGAGTGCATGACTTCCGCCCCGTTCAGCGTTGGAGGCCACAACTGGGTCGTGAGATATTACCCCAACGGCTATCCTAAGCACTGTGACAATTATATCTCTCTCTATGTACAGCTTGAAGCTGCCGATGCCGATGCCGAGGACGTGAAGGCCAAGGCCAAATTGAAGCTCAGCCTACTCGACAAGAATGCAAATCCGGTGCCTTGGTACTGCCGTACCATCCCTCTACACACCTTCTCAAGGAGGGCTCCAGACCGTGGCTGCCATGACTTCATCTACAAGGCTGGCCTTGAGGTATCGCCGCACCTTAGAGACGATTGTCTCACCATCAGGTGCGATGTCACCGTCGTGAAGGACATCGACCAAGAAGCAAGGATTCCTCCAAGTGACCTGCACCGGCATCTCGGGGATCTCCTACAGAGCAAGGATGGAGCGGACCTGACCTTTCATGTCGGCGGACGGACATTCCCGGCTCACAGGTGTGTCCTCGCTGCTCGGTCATGCGTGTTCAAGGCGGAGCTCCTCGGTGCCATGGCGGAGAGTTCCTCTAGTACTATTGAAATTCGTGACATGGAACCTGATGTGTTTGAGTACTTGCTCCATTTCATATACACCGACTCGGTTCCTCTACTTGATGTGGTGATGGCCGGGCATCTACTCGAAGCGGCTGACAGGTACGACATCGGTAGGCTGAAGGTGATATGCGAGGAGAAATTGTGCAGTCACATTGATTCCAACATGGTGGCGACCAGCTTGGCTTTGGCCAAGCAGCATGGTTTCCGTCGTCTCAAACAAGCGTGTTTGCAGTTCCTTGCTTCTCCCTCCAATTTGAATGCTACGATAGCAAGTGATGGCTTTGAGCATCTGCTATCCAGCTGCGGCTGGTCTGTTTTTGAGGAGCTGAGAGATAGAACCATCCGGCTGAATCCTAAAAGGGATATTATCACGACATTCCGGAAGTAATGCTTTCCGTAGTATATATTATCTATGTTATCCAATTTTTTTAGTAATGATTATGCTCTCCATGTATTTTCTTTTCAAAAAGAGAATAATCCTCGGTCTCTGCATCGGTCGATGGACACCATCATTTTTATCAAATTGTTCAACAAAGCCTTATATAAAATAACTACATGAATCAACTCAAAGCCACCTTCCTGACAAAAGTTATTGCGATACCTGCAAGCTTTGATGATATGATGACTTGACCTTGCACCAAACACACACCATGTAATCTGATGGCCTGACCAAGCCGCCCGTCGGCGAGCCGGTGGCACTGACCGGTCTAGCAAATCCTCAATGCGCATGCTCTGTAATCCGCCGTCGCCATCTTCCATCATCCCATCTTCAGGAGTGATCAATACATTGACCTTATCAGTCCCTTCTGCTGTTGACGCCACCATGACGTGATAGTGCCACCCTCTTGCGCGCGCCCCTCAACACGCATCTGTTGCTCAGACTCCGTTGTGCCATGCAGCTGAGACCCACCGTCATCAATGCGATACATGCAACACCGCTTCTTCTCTTGTCCCCTCGAGGCAGCACCGCTCCAAACAGTGCCCCCAAGAGGGAGACAGGCCCGAAGGCACCGTCATAGTCCGACCCGAGAGACACAGAACTAGGGTTTCCCCGGAGCAGCCGAAACACGGTGACGACAATTGCGACCGACAATGCCTTCGACAAGGAGATGACGCCCACGGGACTGCCATCGTCTTCCATGACCGAGCTCGACACGGTTTTCACCGGCAGTCGTGCGATACTGACTAGTAGCTGCCCAGAACCGCGCCGTGACGGCGCGCGTAGTAGCCGGAACGCCGACAGGGATCCAACATCCCTCTTCGACCCTCTACGTGCCGCCGTCTGGCTACGTGCCCCATTATCGACGGATCTGGGTGGGGCCCAGATCCACGGCACACGGCCGCCCACCATAgcccgggaagcgtgcgagctccTGCGGGCATGGAGGTGAGCGCCATCGCTGCATGACCAGGAACGCCGCCCTGGCCGCTGCACGCACTCACCCCACACTAATCTCGCCCCAGCTAATCCCGAGGGTGGCTGCCGCGTCCGCCGCCCCCGACAGGGATCACATCGAGGACTATGACGCCTGAAGAAGAAGCACACCTGGATCGAAGCGCCATTGCCTCGAGCACGCACGGCCACACCATGCATCTGGGCCGTCCAGCGCATCCGCACCATGCGGCCGCTCGCTGGAGAGCATCGAACCTGCTGTCGTCGCCCCATAGACCCGCTTGAGGCATCCTGTGGGCCGCCGCCAATGGGATCCAAGCTGGGAAGGAGAGGTCGACTCAAAGAACGCCCCGTCGTCTCCGTCCCCGGACCCACGTAGGCTTCGCCGGTAGGGCCGCAGGCGACGGCGAGACGAGGAAGAGGTTGGTGGGAGACCTGTGGCGACGCGACTGGATCGCCCCCGCGGTCACCCAAGCGGGGCGACCTAGGGGCTATCTAAAAGGATATATTTTCTTACTGGTATGGTTGCCTGTATGTTTCAGAAGAAAAATGTTATtcatctgtaaactaatataagacgttttagagatATAAAAGTCTTATACCAGTTTACAGTGGGAGTACTTATCAATCATCCAATCATCCAAGGCATGTTCTAGAAACCAAGGAAAATCACAATAGTTGGAATTACGTGGATAAGTTAAAGCAATGACAGATAACAAGAAGGTGGCTTTTTCTCGATGAGGACTATGACTCAGAATTACCAGGTAAAACTAATTTCTTGATACTATAATAAGTAGAGCAGTTCTCAAATGCAAAAATGCCAAAGTCACAACTGAGATGTACCGGGTAAAATTGCTCAGGAGAAATTCATAAATGAGAATACCATAGATATCCATAAATCCATGATGGCTAATTTTCTTGATAATTAATCACTTAGTCCTCTCAATTGTTCTGTCATAAATCACCAAACACATCTTCTAAATCACATTCCTCCTATTGACCCTCAATGAGAAGCTTATCTAGGTTGAGTTCTTTGAGCAGGGGATGTTGATGCACTGGAGTCCCCTTCCTGCTCGATCACCTTCTCTCAACCTTCACTAAAAAGCTTAGCTAGGATAGGTTGAGGCGTTTTAGCAGAGGATGTCGATCCCCCATTAACGATGCATTCTTGCCCGGTCTCACTGATAACAATATGAACCAACATCATAGTCATTGACATGTGTTTACCTAACATCATGGCAAAACAATCCTCATCGGCTACATTAAGGAATTTCTTTTGAATGTTGTCAAGTTAGTATGCTAAAGTTTACGGTCAATTCATAATCAAATACGCTGCTAACTACGATGCTACCATCACGCAGGCGATCGGTGCGACGCCCATGCCAAATCTTCAACATAATTGGAACATTGTTGGTCGTGTCATCAATGAGGTGGAGGCATTATATGAGTGCATAGAATGTGATTGGAAGTGGAGGGAAGAAAGAAGGGCCCTATGCACCAACAATTAGGTATGTGCCACCATCGAGCGTCCTGGCAAATTATCAGGCATGTACCACTATCGAGTGCTGTTGGTGGACCTCAAGTTTAACTAGAGCATTTGAAATAAAGAAAACAAACTCGATTTTAGAGGGAAAACAAGTCACTTTACAAAACAAGTTGAAATAAAGAAACAAAACTAAAGATTATGAGAGATTGTTTCAACTAGAGCATGATGATCCGactcaaagaaaaaaaaactagagcATGATGACAGATCCCATCATCTCATCTATGATCCTTCATCAAGTGCTCCATCAAGTGCTCCATCGAAGTCGCTCCTCCATGATCAGCGGCGTTCGTAGCCTCGGCCCAAAAAGTTTGATTCGACACAATTGCACAATTGACCGGTCCTGCTCCAACTCCAAAGGCGATCTAAGTTTAAAATATTAACATTTTGTTAAGATGTTAAACGTGACCATGATAGAAAAGATGTTGTACTGCTTTCGTTGGTGTTCTTATGTTCCTCTTGCCCGTTCTTCCCACAATGGTCAGGATGCTTCTAAATTGCACCATTACCTGATCAGGGCGAATGCAGTCTCAGCCGTCCTATCTTCTGCCTGAGCCGATCTCGGCCGTCCGTCTTTCTCACGGCGTCTGGTAAAAACCATCCGGCAGAAAACCTAACTCGCCGGTCCTCTCTCTGCTCTCCGCTCAACAGCTTCCGCCGCCACCCTTCCCCCCGCGCGTCTCTCCTTCCCGATCTCCTCGGCAACCGCTGCCGCGCTCCGCTTCTCCCCCCACGGCACTAGCTCCCGCCATCGAGCTCCACCCTCCTCCAATCCCCGCCCCGGGCTCTGCTTCCCATCCCCCCTCGTGCCACCACCTCCAATCCATAGCGCCGGCGGTGGCGGTGCTTCCGGCGACATCACTGGACAGCGGCGAGTATGAATAGATATAGATAGAGGGAACAAATTAATCGTTCCTCTGGCCAAACTTTCACCTTACTCCAAGCCCACCTCCAGAATGGCAGAGCAATACAAGATTTCTGCTGCCATGGTATCTGAGGAAAGGTCGTATGTGCTCAAGGTGGATGGATACTCAAGAGCCAAGGCGCTACTCAAGAACGGCGAGTGCGTGGATTCTGACCCTTTCAGTGTTGGAGGCCACGACTGGGCCGTGTTATATTACCCAAACGGCGACGGTGATGATTGTGCCGATTTCATATCTCTTTTTGTAAGTTTTGAATCTGCCGATGCTGCTGAAGACGTGAAGGCGAAATTCGCGTTCAGTGTACTTGACGAGAATGGAGAACCGGTGTCTTCATACAGCTATACGCACCCAATGCATACCTTCTCAAGCAAAAGTGATAACTGGGGTTACCATAAATTCAtcaagagggctgatctggaggtATCAGGGCATATGAGAGACGACTGTCTCGCCATCAGGTGTGATCTCACCGTCATCCACGATAAAGAAACAATTGTTCCTCCAGGCAACCTGCACCGGCATCTTGGTGACCTCCTAAACAACAAGGATGCAGCAGACCTGACCTTTCAGGTCGGTGGACAGAGTTTCTCGGCCCATAGGTGTGTCCTCGCTGCTCGGTCTTCAGTCTTCAAGGCGGAGCTCCTCGGTGCCATGGAGGAGAGTTATGCAGCTAGTCCTATTGAAATCTGTGACATGGAAGCTGATGTGTTCAAGTCCTTGCTCCACTTCATATACACCGACACAGTTCCTCCTGTGCTTGATGTGGTGATGGCCGGCCATCTCCTTGTTGCGGCTGACAGATACAATATCGGGAGGCTGAAGATGATATGCGAGGAGAAATTGTGCAGTCACATTGATTCCGGCATGGTGGCAACTAGTTTGGCATTGGCCGAGCAGCATGGTTTCCATGCTCTCAAAAAAGCTTGTTTAAAGTTCCTTGCTTCTCCGTCCAATTTGGAGGCGATGATGGCGAGTGATGGGTATGAGCATCTGAAATCTAGTTGCCCATCTGTTTTCAAGGAGCTCGTAGCTGAAATCCTCCCGGCTGAACTGAAAGCAGCAAAGGATATTATCATGACAATGTGGAAGTAATGCCTGCAGAACTATTTTCATATATGTTATCCAAATTTTCTTAGTAGTGGTTGTGCTAGTTCTCCATGTATGGTTGCTAGTGTGTCTCTGAACAAAATTGTTAGTATTAATCATTCAGTCTAATTTATGTTCAGGTGAGTAGAATGGTTCTTCTCGTCACCGTTGCCCTGTTTTGTAGTGACTGACTACAATGCTAGGTTGTGTGGGTCCTTAAAACACCACTATTAGATGATGGTGTTACTTCGTTTTGTCGGGTTGTTAGCACTCTCTACTTTCGCACTGAAAAACTGAATGTAAAGTGCCGGTGTGCACTGAAAAACTGAATCTAAACCGCATGTAATCCTCGAGCATTTGACTACTGATATCCTCTGTTAGCTAATGCTACTAATAGTTGTGATGGGGCATCGGTTATTATTTCCCTCTGAACATTGCTGGTAGTGCTGCTATGCACCTGTTATGCTGTTGGGATTGTCTGGATTCAGTTTTAGAAAACTCGATTTTGAAGGGAAAAAAAGGTTATTGTAGTTTTCTGTTGAGCACAACTGTGGTAGTTCTGCTGTCTGCTAAATACAGAGTGGTTGTTGTCTTGAGAAAACTAATGGAGGGCGAAAAGGTTGAGTACAGTgaaaactttcttcaaaaactcTTGGTACAGTGGGGTATCATTGGCGTTCAGGTCGTTACGTTCAGCTGGATGACACTATCATTGGTGTCCCAATTGGTCAGGCAGCTTCTGAATTATACCACCTTCTTCATAACACTGCAGATCGTATAGCCTTCACATAATTTCTGGTGGCATGAACATGAACCTGGCTAATTGGTTCTTTGTTGCTGATTTTGTTCAAAAAAAGTGCCGTGCCTTTTGTGGAAGGTGAAGGATCTGGAGATGAAAAGTCATGTTTGTTCATTGAAAGGTTAAATTGTTTACTGGGGTCACATTGACCGACGTGAAAAATCATTAATGTTGACATCAGAAATGAAATCGGCAGATGAAAAGGCTTGGGTGCACTGGCACTACTGTCTTCGTTTGCAGTGCAGTGGCGTCTCATCGTGAAGGTAAACGAGTAGTAATTGGCAGGCGCAGGCCACTTTTTTCATCGTTTGACAGAAAGTGAAACGAATGGATTTAACTTCCCAAGTgcgcctctatatatagagatagatgcAGCAAAATCTTTGCTCGCCAAGCTGTACTCCAATCACTCCAAGCTGTACTCCAAGTgcgcctctatatatagagatagatgcAGCAAAATCTCCCTCCCATACCACTCCAAGCTGTACTCCAATCCCGCCCCCAGAATGGCAGCGCAACGCAAGATCTCTGCTGCCATGGTATCTGACCAAAGGTCATTTGTGCTCAAGGTAGACGGATACTCAAGGATCAAGGAGCTGCTCAGGAACGGCCAGTTCTTGACATCAACCCCTTTCAGTGTTGGAGGCCACAACTGGGCCGTGAAATATTACCCAAACGGCTCAGGTAAGGATTACGCCGATTTCATTTCCCTGTTTCTATTTCTCGAATCTGCTCACGGCGAAGATGTGAAGGCAAAATACGCGTTCAGTGTACTTGACAAGAATGGAGAGGCAGTGCCTTCAATGAGCCGTACCTCCTTCCCTGCCACCTGCTTCTCAATGAAATATCCATCCTGGGGCTATAATGCCTTCATCAAGAAGGCTGATGTGGAGGGATCGGTGCACCTGAAAAACGACTGTCTCACCATCAGGTGCGATGTCAACGTCAAGGAGATCATGAGCGAAGAAACAAGTGTTCCTCCGAGCGACCTGCACCGGCATCTCGGCGACCTCCTCAAGGACGAGGATGCAGCAGACGTAACCTTTCGAGTCGGTG
This window of the Triticum aestivum cultivar Chinese Spring chromosome 5D, IWGSC CS RefSeq v2.1, whole genome shotgun sequence genome carries:
- the LOC123125731 gene encoding BTB/POZ and MATH domain-containing protein 2, encoding MFVVQKALGVGAMSLADEQEFASAPLATDRRSKIFPPASPPSYSESKTKPTSIMAEPYEIRAAMIAESEKRSYVLKIDGYSMANALLKNGECMTSAPFSVGGHNWVVRYYPNGYPKHCDNYISLYVQLEAADADAEDVKAKAKLKLSLLDKNANPVPWYCRTIPLHTFSRRAPDRGCHDFIYKAGLEVSPHLRDDCLTIRCDVTVVKDIDQEARIPPSDLHRHLGDLLQSKDGADLTFHVGGRTFPAHRCVLAARSCVFKAELLGAMAESSSSTIEIRDMEPDVFEYLLHFIYTDSVPLLDVVMAGHLLEAADRYDIGRLKVICEEKLCSHIDSNMVATSLALAKQHGFRRLKQACLQFLASPSNLNATIASDGFEHLLSSCGWSVFEELRDRTIRLNPKRDIITTFRK
- the LOC123125732 gene encoding BTB/POZ and MATH domain-containing protein 3-like, which encodes MAEQYKISAAMVSEERSYVLKVDGYSRAKALLKNGECVDSDPFSVGGHDWAVLYYPNGDGDDCADFISLFVSFESADAAEDVKAKFAFSVLDENGEPVSSYSYTHPMHTFSSKSDNWGYHKFIKRADLEVSGHMRDDCLAIRCDLTVIHDKETIVPPGNLHRHLGDLLNNKDAADLTFQVGGQSFSAHRCVLAARSSVFKAELLGAMEESYAASPIEICDMEADVFKSLLHFIYTDTVPPVLDVVMAGHLLVAADRYNIGRLKMICEEKLCSHIDSGMVATSLALAEQHGFHALKKACLKFLASPSNLEAMMASDGYEHLKSSCPSVFKELVAEILPAELKAAKDIIMTMWK